Genomic window (Salvelinus alpinus chromosome 26, SLU_Salpinus.1, whole genome shotgun sequence):
TCTATTTGGCAAACtatttagagtcattaaaacgtaTGCAAAACAAAATGTCTGGCTGGCTTCTCAAcattttttacccccaagccaagactcctgaacaggtaatcaaatggctaccccacaacccctctttacgctgctgctactctccgtTTATCATATATACACAGTCACTTTTGTTATGTTTGTTCCTTGTATAATGACAAACCGGGGCGTAAGTTTAACTACTTTTAATGAACATATACTTCAGCAAGAAAACTCCTTGTTTAGCCATGCAAGGCATTCTTCAACCACCTGCCCACCCGCATAGCCTGCTGAGTAACGTAGTCTAAATGTTATTAACGCGCAACAACAcaactttaactatacattcatgtacatgctACCTCAATTTGCCCgaacaaccagtgctcccgcacatttgctaaccgggctatctgcattgtgtggcACCCGCCAAccacctcttttacgctactgctactctctgttcatcatatatgcatagtcactttaaccatatctacatgtacatactacctcaatcagcctgactaaccggtgtcggtatgtagcctcgctacttttatagcctcgctactgttatttttcactgtctttttactgttgtttttatttctttacttactcATTGTTCACCTactaccttttttgcactattggttagagcctgtaagtaagcatttcggcgcacgtgacaaataaacgttgatttgatttgaaaatgtcAAAAACAAATATTCGCTACGCGTCTTTATTTGAATTGATATAATGTGGATTTGTTTTTTTGTTCTCTTGTTTATTAGTGGAATCCCTTTGGCTGTTCTGCATGTTActgtttaataaaaaaatgatCACTAAAAGATTAAAACAAATATTCCCCACACTGTCGCTAGATGGCAGCAAATCGTTTCCCCAGCCACTCCCACACAGTGAAATTGCACATTTCTGCATGTGAAAGTACACAGCGAAGTACTTTCTGCTGCAGTAGGGCTGTTCATCTGCGTAGTTGAGAAATTGTAATGGCGAGGCTACTATTAAAATTCAATTTTCGGGGCTTCTTTGCCACCCAATTCAGGATGACATCCGACCAGGTAAATGTGATGACGCACTGACAGTggtgttgttttgtatagcttgCTGGTTAATGTAGTTGCAGCTCCCATAGCTAGTAAGTAGCCTAACGAGACTGAAAGCGATTTTCCTCGAAAGAATCCTTGTACTGTTTGTCTTCTATTGATCCATTTTATATTACAAACGTTTGATCATGTTTCAGTTTcattgttttggttaacttgtagACCAGCCAAGACAGCTATCTTGAACTGTAATAAGTAACTCAGTAGGTGGCAGTGTTGTATATGTTTTGTCAGGAAATAATACAGGGGATTTGGAATTTCTAGGACGGTAGGACCACCATGAAGGCGTAGTCCAACCATGGATGATGTCTAATAAATGCTATGTTGTTACCCAATGCTCTCTTTCCATAATATATATTCAGGTATGTGATGTGGTCAGGTATTAGACCTTACGTCAGATAGTgacatgtttgttttttcccGTGGGAGACCCAAGTTCAGATTCCGCCTGTGATTTATgatatatctctccctctctctagctggGTGAGCTGGGCAAAGGAGCAGGAAAGGGAGGCGGTGGAGGAGGCTCGGTGAGGGAGGCAGGTGGTGCCTTTGGAAAGAGGCAGGCTGCAGAGGAGGAGCGTTATTTTCGGTAAGTGGATTATTTTTGTAACCTGGATGACCAGATTTATTACTACTACGCTTATGAACCAGGCTATCCATTTTAGATGAAGGTATGCATAGCTCTTGCCTTTTAACTCCAATGGACAATGTCTGATCATAGTAAAGAAGAAT
Coding sequences:
- the LOC139554711 gene encoding ATPase inhibitor A, mitochondrial-like isoform X1 → MMSNKCYVVTQCSLSIIYIQLGELGKGAGKGGGGGGSVREAGGAFGKRQAAEEERYFRQKEKEQLSALRKHHEEEIDHSKKEIERLQREIDRHKGKIKKLKHDD
- the LOC139554711 gene encoding ATPase inhibitor A, mitochondrial-like isoform X2 yields the protein MARLLLKFNFRGFFATQFRMTSDQLGELGKGAGKGGGGGGSVREAGGAFGKRQAAEEERYFRQKEKEQLSALRKHHEEEIDHSKKEIERLQREIDRHKGKIKKLKHDD